Proteins encoded by one window of Martelella endophytica:
- a CDS encoding putative quinol monooxygenase: MLIVTGIMNVAPSDLEAFLADLHSLALATRQRPGNIAYDAAVEDAPAGRLLIAERWADQAALTAHLKADDTKAFGQRWQGRMWGDIRKYDASNERALTDN; this comes from the coding sequence ATGCTGATCGTCACCGGCATCATGAATGTCGCCCCCTCCGATCTTGAGGCATTCCTTGCGGACCTGCATTCACTTGCGCTCGCCACACGCCAGCGTCCCGGCAACATCGCCTATGACGCGGCGGTGGAAGACGCGCCGGCCGGGCGATTGCTCATCGCCGAGCGCTGGGCCGACCAGGCCGCCCTCACCGCCCATCTTAAAGCCGACGACACCAAAGCCTTCGGCCAACGCTGGCAGGGACGCATGTGGGGCGACATCCGCAAATACGACGCTTCCAACGAGCGCGCCCTCA
- a CDS encoding glycosyltransferase family 25 protein, protein MQAYLINLERRPDRLAHMADQFEQNGISFERIPAVDGATLSQERVKALSAYPQAGSQELNAAQIACYLSHMEAWKRFLASDAKVASFFEDDAHLATGLKPIFDEPDRWFPEGADVVKLETHLKAVEMHSAPVGSAEGRAIHRLVGNHLGAAGYALSRAGAEKLLAASDRIAIGVDSLIFNPRRRGKLSLTVYQMTPALCVQDGLVPEDKGAKRFETDIPVPAFRRSYGSNALERFGFRIMDRLRFYSLRLRNRIAGNRKQMVEFG, encoded by the coding sequence TTGCAGGCATATCTTATCAATCTCGAACGGCGCCCTGACAGGCTGGCGCACATGGCCGACCAGTTCGAGCAGAACGGCATATCCTTCGAGCGGATCCCCGCCGTGGATGGCGCGACGCTCTCGCAGGAGCGCGTGAAGGCGCTCTCCGCCTATCCGCAGGCGGGAAGCCAGGAGCTGAACGCGGCGCAGATCGCCTGCTATCTGAGCCATATGGAGGCCTGGAAGCGCTTTCTCGCCAGCGATGCGAAGGTGGCCTCCTTCTTCGAGGACGATGCTCATCTCGCCACCGGCTTGAAGCCGATCTTCGACGAGCCGGATCGCTGGTTTCCGGAGGGCGCCGACGTCGTCAAGCTCGAGACCCACCTGAAGGCCGTGGAGATGCATTCGGCGCCCGTCGGCAGCGCCGAGGGTCGAGCGATCCACCGGCTGGTCGGCAACCACTTGGGTGCCGCCGGCTATGCGCTGAGCCGGGCCGGTGCGGAAAAACTTCTCGCCGCCAGCGACAGGATCGCGATCGGCGTCGATTCGCTGATCTTCAACCCGCGCCGGCGCGGCAAGCTCAGCCTCACCGTCTACCAGATGACGCCGGCACTCTGCGTTCAGGACGGGCTGGTGCCGGAGGACAAGGGCGCCAAGCGCTTCGAGACCGATATCCCGGTCCCGGCCTTCCGCCGCTCCTATGGCAGCAATGCACTCGAGCGCTTCGGCTTTCGGATCATGGACCGGCTGCGGTTCTATTCGCTGCGGCTGAGGAACCGCATCGCCGGCAACCGCAAGCAGATGGTCGAGTTCGGCTGA
- a CDS encoding flavin reductase family protein — MFYTTDTNAHGLPHDPFKAIVSPRPIGWIGSRSSAGQDNLGPYSYFNAVSDRPKVVMFSSSGIKDSARNIQETGVFTVSLAGLALAQQMNTSSAPLQSGESEFVAAGLTAVQGRLVDAPFVGEAYAALECRMTAIMDVPTLDGVPSSNTMIFGQVVGIHIREDAITEAGRLDMAKVRPLGRMGYMDYCASGDIFEMKRPS, encoded by the coding sequence ATGTTCTACACCACCGACACCAATGCCCATGGCCTGCCGCACGATCCGTTCAAGGCGATCGTCTCGCCGCGTCCGATCGGCTGGATCGGCTCGCGCAGCAGCGCCGGTCAAGACAATCTCGGGCCATATTCCTACTTCAACGCCGTTTCCGATCGGCCGAAGGTGGTGATGTTTTCGTCGAGCGGCATCAAGGACAGTGCCCGCAACATTCAGGAAACCGGTGTCTTCACCGTCAGCCTGGCGGGGCTTGCTCTGGCGCAGCAGATGAATACGTCGTCGGCGCCGCTGCAGTCGGGCGAGAGCGAGTTCGTGGCTGCGGGCCTGACGGCTGTGCAGGGGCGGCTGGTCGATGCGCCCTTCGTCGGCGAGGCCTATGCCGCACTCGAATGCCGCATGACCGCGATCATGGACGTTCCGACGCTTGACGGGGTGCCGTCATCCAACACCATGATCTTCGGTCAGGTGGTCGGCATCCATATCCGTGAGGACGCGATCACCGAGGCCGGGCGCCTCGATATGGCAAAGGTCCGACCGCTCGGCCGCATGGGCTACATGGACTACTGCGCATCAGGCGATATATTCGAGATGAAGCGACCGTCATAA
- a CDS encoding GNAT family N-acetyltransferase gives MKSDTPPTLSTERLTLRPLVWDDWPAYSAFLASERARFMSGPHKVDTAWSFFCNDIAQWTLFGHGALMFEETASGTTLGQVALCKGPLFPELELGWFVFAGAEGRGFAFEAAAALRNWGFQTLGMAECVSYIDPENHRSIRLAERLGARRDPEAEAPDPTSLVYRHLPG, from the coding sequence ATGAAATCCGACACCCCACCGACCCTTTCCACCGAGCGGCTGACGCTCCGGCCGCTCGTCTGGGATGACTGGCCGGCCTATTCGGCCTTTCTCGCGTCAGAGCGGGCCCGGTTCATGAGCGGACCGCACAAGGTCGACACCGCCTGGTCCTTCTTCTGCAATGACATCGCCCAGTGGACGCTTTTCGGCCATGGCGCACTGATGTTCGAGGAAACCGCGAGCGGAACGACGCTCGGCCAGGTCGCGCTCTGCAAGGGGCCACTGTTTCCGGAACTCGAACTCGGCTGGTTCGTCTTTGCCGGCGCCGAAGGCCGGGGCTTTGCCTTCGAGGCTGCGGCGGCATTGCGCAACTGGGGCTTCCAGACGCTCGGCATGGCCGAATGCGTCAGCTATATCGACCCCGAAAACCACCGCTCGATCCGGCTCGCGGAACGCCTCGGGGCCAGGCGCGATCCGGAAGCCGAGGCACCGGACCCGACCAGCCTCGTCTACCGGCACCTTCCGGGCTGA
- a CDS encoding Lrp/AsnC family transcriptional regulator — translation MDRLDRKILRLLQEDSTLAVADIGKKVGLSTTPCWRRIQKMEEEGVIKRRVALLDPEKVNANVTVFVAIRTNSHSVEWLKRFAEVIADFPEVLEFYRMSGDVDYLLRVVVPDIAAYDAFYKRLIAKIEIRDVSSSFAMEQIKFSTQLPLDYMQLDAARSGD, via the coding sequence ATGGACCGGTTGGATAGAAAGATTTTGCGTCTCCTGCAGGAGGATTCGACGCTGGCGGTTGCCGATATCGGCAAGAAGGTCGGGCTTTCGACCACGCCCTGCTGGCGGCGCATCCAAAAGATGGAGGAAGAGGGCGTGATCAAGCGGCGGGTTGCGCTGCTCGACCCGGAAAAGGTCAATGCCAATGTCACCGTCTTCGTTGCGATCCGCACCAACAGCCACTCGGTCGAATGGCTGAAGCGCTTTGCGGAAGTGATCGCCGACTTTCCGGAAGTGCTGGAATTTTACAGGATGAGCGGTGATGTCGACTATCTCCTGCGCGTGGTGGTTCCGGATATCGCGGCCTATGACGCTTTCTACAAGCGGCTGATCGCCAAGATCGAGATCCGCGATGTTTCGTCTTCCTTCGCCATGGAGCAGATCAAGTTCTCCACCCAGCTGCCGCTTGACTATATGCAACTGGACGCTGCACGCAGCGGCGATTGA
- a CDS encoding sensor histidine kinase, which yields MTEAGRFRQALATIDRNAPALGIFLMLTSAGFVYLGRDLIFLLWALAALALHAIALIMIRRARREGGDAERLAQWNARVIGAHWIAGGAWALLAFIDCGACSGTALPFFKGAMVIIALAMMALSAAALPRSAWHVFMPAVAAFGVVAWQSRSTFDIGLAAALAVVMVFIAFFNSHIDESDKALGASESEKDALNARLSDSLRQAEAAAETAEQASKAKSAFLAAMSHDLRTPLNAIIGFSEIMQNEMMGPIGHPYYREYAGDIHRSGRHLLDMIDGVLDLSRLEAGGYRLTEQPVFLSDIIDASMAIAGSEASRRGIAIRTEAEARLSPLMADSRALKQILVNLLSNAVKFSPDGSEIIVSAGFTETGGQYLAVRDHGAGMDAQALAEATNAFARGANADNVEGFGLGLSIVSGLADAHQATLDLQSAPGDGTLAAVLFPAARVVSLPAAAVVEATSGTQLPLSPAASLPFAIDSIEVEATTRTGRDRLAAALKRRARRVANDDTRQAAPDAEHMLEEQLEAEIIDALDAARTSADAA from the coding sequence ATGACCGAAGCGGGACGCTTCCGACAGGCGCTTGCCACCATCGATAGAAATGCTCCGGCGCTCGGCATTTTCCTGATGCTGACATCGGCCGGTTTCGTCTATCTCGGCCGCGATCTCATCTTCCTTCTCTGGGCACTCGCCGCACTCGCCCTGCATGCAATCGCCCTCATCATGATCCGGCGCGCACGTCGCGAAGGTGGTGATGCCGAACGGCTTGCCCAATGGAACGCTCGCGTCATCGGCGCCCACTGGATTGCCGGTGGCGCCTGGGCGCTGCTTGCCTTCATCGATTGCGGCGCCTGCTCCGGCACTGCCCTGCCCTTTTTCAAGGGCGCCATGGTCATCATCGCGCTCGCCATGATGGCACTCAGCGCTGCCGCCCTGCCCCGCTCGGCCTGGCATGTCTTCATGCCCGCCGTCGCCGCCTTCGGCGTCGTCGCCTGGCAGAGCCGCTCCACCTTCGATATCGGCCTTGCCGCCGCCCTTGCCGTGGTGATGGTGTTCATCGCCTTCTTCAACAGCCACATCGACGAGAGCGACAAGGCGCTCGGCGCCAGCGAGAGCGAGAAGGACGCGCTGAATGCCCGGCTGAGCGACAGCCTGCGCCAGGCCGAAGCCGCCGCCGAAACCGCCGAGCAGGCCAGCAAGGCAAAGTCCGCCTTCCTCGCCGCCATGTCACATGACCTGCGCACGCCGCTCAATGCCATCATCGGCTTTTCCGAAATCATGCAGAACGAGATGATGGGCCCGATCGGCCATCCTTATTATCGCGAATATGCCGGCGACATCCATCGCTCCGGCCGGCACCTGCTCGACATGATCGACGGCGTGCTCGACCTGTCGCGGCTCGAGGCCGGCGGCTACCGCCTTACCGAACAGCCGGTGTTCCTGAGCGATATCATCGATGCCTCGATGGCGATCGCCGGCAGCGAGGCATCCCGTCGCGGCATCGCCATCCGCACCGAAGCCGAAGCGCGCCTGTCGCCGCTGATGGCCGACAGCCGTGCGCTGAAGCAGATCCTGGTCAACCTGTTGTCCAATGCCGTGAAATTCTCGCCCGATGGCAGCGAAATCATCGTCAGCGCCGGCTTCACCGAAACGGGCGGCCAGTATCTCGCCGTGCGCGACCATGGCGCCGGCATGGACGCGCAAGCCCTGGCAGAGGCCACGAATGCCTTCGCACGCGGCGCCAATGCCGATAACGTCGAAGGCTTCGGTCTCGGCCTCTCGATCGTCAGCGGACTGGCGGACGCGCATCAGGCAACCCTTGATCTGCAGTCGGCGCCCGGCGACGGCACGCTCGCCGCCGTGCTGTTTCCGGCGGCGCGCGTGGTCAGCCTTCCGGCCGCCGCCGTCGTCGAAGCGACGAGCGGGACCCAGCTTCCGCTGTCGCCGGCAGCAAGCCTTCCGTTTGCCATCGACAGCATCGAGGTCGAGGCCACGACCCGCACCGGTCGTGATCGCCTTGCCGCCGCGCTGAAGCGCCGTGCCCGCAGGGTCGCCAATGACGATACCCGTCAGGCCGCTCCCGATGCGGAGCATATGCTGGAAGAACAGCTCGAGGCCGAGATCATCGATGCGCTCGACGCTGCCCGCACCTCGGCCGATGCCGCATGA
- a CDS encoding NADP-dependent oxidoreductase — protein MTEMMKAVRLHAFGGPEVLHYEDAPRPVAGKDEVLVLLHAAGINPPDLYLRDGYRALPPEWQPSPTFPLILGTDISGVVAQVGEGVEGFSVGDAVYAMVRFPHNLMTGSNAYADYVVVPAADLALKPAGINHVAAAAAPMSLLTAWQFLVERGHDAPNPFQAFDHAPVPLEGKTVLVNGAGGGVGHLAVQIAKWKGAKVIAVASGKHRSLLQDLGADEFIDYTAKAAETAASDIDLVIDAVGGAKMERFLKIIKTGGALFLVNPLGFAGHDEATGRGITVSSTQVRSNGAQLAEAGRLLDDGTVRVVIDSTFTLADASAAHQRASRGSIQGKIVLTAL, from the coding sequence ATGACCGAGATGATGAAAGCCGTTCGCCTGCACGCCTTTGGCGGGCCGGAAGTGCTGCACTATGAGGACGCGCCCCGGCCGGTCGCCGGCAAGGATGAAGTGCTGGTTCTGTTGCATGCGGCCGGCATCAACCCGCCTGATCTTTATCTGCGCGACGGCTATCGCGCACTTCCGCCCGAGTGGCAGCCCAGTCCGACCTTCCCCCTGATCCTCGGCACCGATATTTCAGGGGTCGTCGCGCAGGTCGGCGAGGGTGTTGAAGGGTTCAGCGTCGGCGACGCCGTCTATGCGATGGTGCGCTTTCCGCACAATCTGATGACCGGCAGCAATGCCTATGCCGACTATGTCGTCGTGCCGGCCGCCGATCTCGCACTGAAGCCGGCGGGCATCAACCACGTGGCCGCCGCCGCCGCGCCGATGTCGCTGCTGACGGCATGGCAGTTCCTCGTCGAACGCGGCCACGATGCGCCGAACCCGTTCCAGGCCTTTGACCATGCTCCGGTTCCGCTTGAGGGCAAGACCGTGCTGGTCAATGGCGCCGGCGGCGGTGTCGGCCATCTGGCCGTCCAGATCGCGAAATGGAAGGGTGCGAAGGTGATCGCGGTCGCCTCCGGCAAGCATCGATCACTGCTGCAGGACCTCGGCGCGGATGAATTCATCGACTACACCGCCAAGGCCGCCGAAACCGCCGCGAGCGATATCGACCTTGTGATTGATGCCGTCGGCGGCGCGAAGATGGAGCGCTTCCTCAAGATCATCAAGACGGGCGGCGCCCTCTTTCTGGTCAACCCGCTCGGCTTCGCCGGCCACGATGAAGCCACAGGGCGCGGCATCACAGTGTCCTCAACGCAGGTTCGCTCCAATGGGGCCCAACTGGCAGAGGCCGGACGCCTGCTCGATGACGGCACGGTTCGCGTCGTGATCGACAGCACCTTTACGCTGGCCGATGCCTCGGCCGCCCATCAGCGCGCTTCCAGAGGCAGCATCCAGGGCAAGATCGTCCTGACCGCCCTCTGA
- a CDS encoding outer membrane protein encodes MKKFAASMLAVYAAGAAPGHAADVVAVPSPQPFVYQEVYVDEEPQWDGPFAGLRGGYGWSRARGTLSGYGSSSENFDGAIASAFAGYNKQLGNVVLGVEADAGYNWANKSYPTGLGFNVEEGTDWNGSLRGRVGYSFGNLLAYLTAGAAVANYYGKALNVDVSDALYGYTVGAGVDYAITDNIFARLEYRYTGYPDQKVLEDIARLAGTDAKLNMHTHAVTAGVGVKF; translated from the coding sequence ATGAAGAAGTTTGCAGCGTCAATGCTGGCGGTCTATGCGGCGGGGGCGGCGCCAGGCCATGCGGCGGATGTCGTGGCGGTACCGTCGCCGCAGCCGTTCGTCTACCAGGAAGTCTATGTCGATGAGGAGCCGCAGTGGGACGGGCCGTTTGCCGGTCTGCGCGGCGGTTACGGCTGGAGCCGGGCGCGAGGAACGCTCTCCGGCTACGGGTCTTCGTCCGAAAACTTCGATGGCGCGATCGCCAGTGCCTTTGCCGGCTACAACAAGCAGCTCGGCAATGTGGTCCTCGGCGTCGAAGCCGATGCCGGCTATAACTGGGCCAACAAGAGCTATCCGACCGGTCTCGGCTTCAATGTCGAGGAGGGAACGGACTGGAACGGTTCGCTGCGCGGGCGTGTCGGCTATAGCTTCGGCAATCTCCTAGCCTACCTGACCGCGGGTGCCGCTGTTGCCAATTATTACGGCAAGGCGCTCAACGTCGACGTCAGCGATGCTCTCTACGGATATACGGTCGGCGCGGGCGTCGACTATGCCATCACAGACAACATTTTCGCCCGCCTCGAATACCGCTATACCGGCTATCCCGATCAGAAGGTGCTCGAGGATATCGCGCGCCTGGCCGGCACGGATGCAAAGCTCAACATGCATACCCACGCAGTCACCGCGGGCGTCGGCGTCAAGTTCTGA
- the thrS gene encoding threonine--tRNA ligase, whose protein sequence is MSDQISLIFPDGSKREYAAGTTGRDVAESISKSLAKKAVAIALDGELRDLADPVTDGRIEIVTRTDDRALELIRHDAAHVMAEAVQELWPGTQVTIGPVIENGFYYDFAREVPFTPEDLPKIEKKMKEIIARNAPFTKEVWSREKAKQVFAEKGEAYKVELVDAIPEGQDLKIYHQGDWFDLCRGPHMTSTGQIGNAFKLMKVAGAYWRGDSNNPMLTRIYGTAWADQKDLDAYLTFLEEAEKRDHRRLGREMDLFHFQEEGPGVVFWHSKGWRMFQSLTAYMRRRLAGNYEEVNAPQVLDTSLWKTSGHWEWYRENMFAVACADEEAEDKRVFALKPMNCPGHVQLFKHGLKSYRELPIRYAEFGVVHRYEPSGAMHGLMRVRGFTQDDAHVFCTEEQLADECLKINDLILSVYEDFGFNEIVVKLSTRPEKRVGSDESWDHAEEIMTSVLKTIEEQSGGRIKTGILPGEGAFYGPKFEYTLKDAIGREWQCGTTQVDFNLPERFGAFYIDSTSEKKQPVMVHRAICGSLERFLGILIENHAGHMPLWFAPMQVVVATITSEADGYGEKVAKKLRAAGLSVETDFRNEKINYKVREHSVAKVPVILVCGMREAEEETVNIRRLGSRDQQSMSLAEALAMLVEEATPPDQVRALAEAAE, encoded by the coding sequence GTGTCAGACCAGATTTCCCTCATCTTTCCCGATGGCTCCAAGCGCGAATACGCCGCCGGCACGACCGGCCGCGACGTTGCCGAGTCCATTTCCAAGTCGCTGGCCAAGAAGGCCGTCGCGATAGCCCTTGATGGCGAACTGCGCGATCTCGCCGATCCGGTGACCGATGGCCGCATCGAGATCGTCACCCGCACCGATGACCGCGCACTGGAACTGATCCGCCACGACGCAGCGCACGTGATGGCCGAGGCCGTGCAGGAGCTCTGGCCCGGTACGCAGGTCACCATCGGTCCGGTGATCGAAAACGGCTTCTACTACGACTTCGCCCGCGAGGTTCCGTTCACCCCGGAAGACCTGCCGAAGATCGAGAAGAAGATGAAGGAGATAATCGCCCGCAACGCGCCCTTCACGAAGGAAGTCTGGTCGCGCGAGAAGGCCAAGCAGGTTTTTGCCGAGAAGGGCGAAGCCTACAAGGTCGAACTCGTCGACGCGATCCCCGAAGGCCAGGACCTAAAGATCTATCACCAGGGCGATTGGTTCGACCTTTGCCGTGGTCCGCACATGACCTCGACCGGCCAGATCGGCAACGCCTTCAAGCTGATGAAGGTGGCCGGTGCCTATTGGCGCGGTGACAGCAACAATCCGATGCTGACCCGTATCTATGGCACGGCCTGGGCCGACCAGAAGGACCTCGACGCCTATCTGACCTTCCTCGAGGAGGCCGAAAAGCGCGACCATCGCCGCCTCGGCCGCGAGATGGACCTGTTCCATTTCCAGGAAGAGGGGCCGGGCGTCGTGTTCTGGCATTCCAAGGGCTGGCGGATGTTCCAGTCGCTGACCGCCTACATGCGTCGTCGGCTCGCCGGAAACTATGAGGAGGTCAATGCGCCGCAGGTGCTCGACACCTCGCTGTGGAAGACGTCCGGCCACTGGGAATGGTATCGCGAAAACATGTTCGCCGTGGCCTGCGCCGACGAGGAAGCGGAAGACAAGCGCGTCTTCGCGCTGAAGCCTATGAACTGCCCCGGGCACGTTCAGCTCTTCAAGCATGGCCTCAAGTCCTACCGCGAACTGCCTATTCGCTATGCGGAATTCGGTGTCGTGCACCGCTACGAGCCTTCGGGCGCGATGCATGGCCTGATGCGCGTGCGCGGCTTCACGCAGGATGACGCCCACGTCTTCTGCACCGAAGAGCAGCTTGCCGACGAGTGCCTGAAGATCAACGACCTGATCCTGTCGGTCTATGAGGATTTCGGCTTCAACGAGATCGTGGTGAAGCTTTCCACCCGTCCCGAAAAGCGTGTGGGTTCCGATGAGAGCTGGGATCACGCGGAAGAGATCATGACCTCGGTTCTGAAGACCATCGAGGAACAGTCCGGTGGTCGCATCAAGACCGGTATCCTGCCGGGCGAGGGCGCGTTCTACGGGCCGAAGTTCGAATATACGCTGAAGGACGCGATCGGTCGCGAATGGCAGTGCGGCACGACCCAGGTCGATTTCAACCTGCCGGAACGCTTCGGCGCCTTCTACATCGACTCGACCTCGGAAAAGAAGCAGCCGGTCATGGTCCACCGCGCCATCTGCGGTTCGCTGGAGCGTTTCCTCGGCATCCTGATCGAGAATCATGCCGGCCATATGCCGCTCTGGTTCGCGCCGATGCAGGTGGTGGTCGCGACCATCACGTCGGAGGCCGATGGCTATGGCGAGAAGGTTGCGAAGAAGCTGCGGGCCGCAGGCCTGTCCGTCGAGACCGACTTCCGCAACGAGAAGATCAACTACAAGGTCCGCGAACACTCCGTCGCCAAGGTCCCGGTCATTCTCGTCTGCGGTATGCGCGAGGCCGAGGAGGAGACGGTCAATATCCGCCGTCTCGGCTCCCGCGACCAGCAGTCGATGTCGCTTGCCGAGGCGCTTGCCATGCTGGTCGAAGAGGCGACGCCGCCCGATCAGGTGCGAGCGCTTGCGGAAGCTGCCGAGTGA
- a CDS encoding nitroreductase family protein, with product MKNDAVIDFLKTRRSTPVLQLAEPGPGKAELEEMLTIASRVPDHGKLAPWRFIVYAGEARAEVGDALAAIVAADDPTASAERLDLERKRLSLAPVVVGVVSTASIHPKIPEWEQIMSAGAASYNLLAAANAFGYGATWLTQWYAFDERAFAALGVADGEKVAGFVHIGTRKEAPFERPRPALADVVTWRGAL from the coding sequence TTGAAGAATGATGCCGTCATCGATTTTCTGAAGACCCGCCGCTCCACCCCTGTGCTGCAGCTGGCCGAACCGGGCCCAGGCAAGGCCGAGCTGGAAGAGATGCTGACGATCGCGTCACGCGTGCCCGACCACGGCAAGCTCGCGCCCTGGCGTTTCATCGTTTATGCCGGCGAGGCGCGCGCGGAGGTGGGTGATGCGCTCGCCGCCATTGTGGCCGCCGATGATCCCACGGCAAGCGCGGAGCGCCTCGACCTTGAGCGCAAGCGCCTCAGCCTCGCGCCGGTCGTCGTCGGTGTGGTCTCGACGGCATCCATCCATCCGAAGATCCCGGAGTGGGAGCAGATCATGTCGGCGGGGGCCGCGAGCTACAATCTCCTCGCCGCTGCCAACGCCTTCGGCTACGGCGCCACCTGGCTGACTCAGTGGTACGCCTTCGACGAGCGCGCCTTTGCTGCACTCGGCGTGGCCGATGGCGAGAAGGTCGCGGGGTTCGTGCATATCGGGACCCGCAAGGAGGCGCCGTTCGAGCGGCCGCGCCCCGCGCTTGCCGATGTCGTGACGTGGCGAGGCGCGCTCTGA
- a CDS encoding uracil-DNA glycosylase family protein: protein MPEVPDRLEGTIAACRICRDCPAGGPERRLPHEPRPVAWLSRSARVLIAGQAPGLRVHETGIPFNDRSGDRLRDWMGVDRDRFYDRERFAILPMGFCFPGYDARGSDLPPRRECAPQWRERAMASMPQIELVLAIGMYAQAWHMGEASRKTLTETVRNWRTAFFANQAPRILPLPHPSWRNTAWLRRNPWFEDEVLPELKAAVRLYGG, encoded by the coding sequence TTGCCTGAAGTTCCCGATCGCCTGGAAGGCACGATAGCGGCCTGCCGCATCTGTCGTGACTGTCCCGCCGGCGGGCCGGAGCGGCGGCTGCCGCATGAACCGCGTCCCGTCGCATGGCTTTCCCGGTCTGCGCGGGTTCTGATAGCGGGCCAGGCGCCGGGGCTGAGGGTCCACGAAACCGGCATCCCCTTCAACGACCGTTCTGGCGACAGGCTGCGCGACTGGATGGGCGTCGATCGCGACCGGTTCTATGATCGGGAGCGGTTTGCCATCCTGCCGATGGGCTTCTGCTTTCCGGGCTACGACGCGCGGGGCAGCGATCTGCCGCCGCGACGGGAATGCGCGCCGCAGTGGCGGGAGAGGGCTATGGCGTCGATGCCGCAGATCGAGCTGGTACTCGCCATCGGCATGTATGCGCAGGCCTGGCACATGGGGGAAGCGAGCCGCAAGACACTGACCGAGACCGTCCGCAACTGGCGCACGGCCTTCTTTGCCAACCAAGCGCCGCGCATCCTGCCGCTGCCGCATCCAAGTTGGCGCAACACGGCGTGGCTGAGGCGCAATCCCTGGTTCGAGGACGAGGTGTTGCCGGAGCTGAAGGCCGCCGTGCGGCTTTATGGCGGCTAG
- a CDS encoding LysR family transcriptional regulator — MTEQIAIERLTGLIAFARAGALGSYTAAARSLGVSPSAVSKSVQRLEAQLGVTLFTRTTRSLTLTNEGRDLHERALRLLRDAEDIEQAAKAARAEPAGTLRIAASLPIGLHVIAPLLPGFCETHRKVTVDLRLNDQRVDLIDEGIDLAVRIGDLPDSRLLSRRLSPHRLCCYAAPDYLASHGAPDHPDALPAHQTVNLRYQSTGQLFRWPFRLGDREIELVPAAAIVVDASEAVLATVASGGGIGMATSFMAAPWVKRGALVPVLSQFAVERHNITAVWPESRRTNPAVRAFLEVLKGAF, encoded by the coding sequence ATGACGGAACAGATAGCCATAGAGAGACTGACTGGCCTGATCGCCTTCGCCCGCGCCGGCGCGCTGGGGAGCTACACGGCTGCCGCCCGTTCCCTTGGGGTTTCTCCCTCGGCGGTCAGCAAGAGCGTGCAGCGGCTCGAGGCGCAGCTGGGCGTGACGCTTTTCACCCGCACAACGCGGTCGCTGACGCTGACGAATGAGGGGCGCGACCTGCACGAGCGTGCGCTGCGGCTGCTACGCGATGCCGAAGACATCGAGCAGGCTGCGAAGGCTGCCCGTGCCGAGCCGGCCGGAACATTGCGGATCGCGGCCTCATTGCCGATCGGGCTCCATGTCATCGCGCCCCTGCTGCCGGGATTTTGCGAAACACATCGAAAGGTGACGGTTGACCTGCGGCTCAACGACCAGAGGGTGGATCTCATCGATGAGGGCATAGACCTCGCCGTCCGGATCGGCGACCTTCCCGATAGCCGCCTCCTGTCGCGTCGGCTCTCGCCACACCGGCTCTGCTGCTATGCCGCGCCGGATTATCTCGCCTCGCATGGCGCGCCGGACCATCCTGATGCGCTTCCGGCGCACCAGACGGTGAACTTGCGCTACCAGAGCACGGGTCAGCTGTTCCGCTGGCCGTTTCGCCTCGGCGATCGCGAGATCGAGCTCGTGCCGGCGGCGGCGATCGTCGTCGATGCCAGCGAGGCTGTCCTCGCGACGGTTGCTTCGGGCGGCGGCATCGGGATGGCCACCAGCTTCATGGCGGCGCCATGGGTCAAGCGCGGAGCGCTGGTTCCCGTTCTCTCGCAGTTCGCCGTCGAACGCCACAACATCACGGCAGTGTGGCCCGAAAGCCGCCGGACCAATCCCGCAGTGCGTGCTTTCCTGGAGGTGCTGAAGGGCGCCTTCTAG